From Trueperella pecoris, a single genomic window includes:
- a CDS encoding ABC transporter permease: protein MVHSAPRSGWLVGILAVIIAFAIGAVFILIAGASVSAAYDAMFKGAIFNYDVVNTRGFMVAIRPFTDSLFFATPLIMAGLGLAFGFRAGLFNIGGAGQIMFGSLAAIWVAFKLDLPFGLHTLVALVAAAMAGGLYAGIAGFLKARTGANEVIVTIMLNQIAILAMAYTLSLPSWHRPGDNNPLTPIAKDTAGFPKILGEGFTLHFGFILTIIAVVVFWWVLERSTFGFEVRAVGENPHAARTAGMNIGKVTTLTMLVSGIFAGLAGANEALGTMYQQNSGVASGVAGTIGFDAITVALLGRNKPWGVFFAGLLFGAFKAGGYKMQAQGVPIDMILILESVIVLLIAAPALVRWLFRLPKPDGKGLRELLAEMGGTAGATTAYANAGATASATTSAAAQEVEQPSDKETSDAVDSAASKREEA from the coding sequence ATGGTGCACTCGGCACCACGTTCCGGGTGGCTCGTTGGAATCCTTGCCGTGATTATTGCCTTTGCAATCGGAGCTGTATTCATTCTTATTGCGGGCGCATCGGTGAGCGCGGCTTACGATGCCATGTTCAAAGGCGCAATTTTCAACTACGACGTCGTGAACACCCGCGGCTTCATGGTGGCGATTCGCCCATTTACCGACTCGCTGTTCTTCGCGACGCCGCTGATCATGGCCGGTCTTGGCCTGGCCTTTGGCTTCCGTGCGGGTCTGTTTAACATTGGCGGCGCAGGTCAGATCATGTTCGGCTCGTTGGCGGCAATCTGGGTGGCGTTTAAGCTGGACCTTCCGTTCGGATTGCACACGTTGGTGGCGCTCGTGGCCGCGGCGATGGCCGGTGGCTTGTACGCAGGCATCGCAGGCTTCTTGAAGGCGCGTACGGGTGCGAACGAAGTGATCGTGACGATCATGTTGAACCAGATCGCGATCCTTGCAATGGCCTACACGCTGTCCCTGCCGTCATGGCACCGCCCTGGCGACAACAACCCGTTGACTCCAATCGCCAAAGACACGGCCGGTTTCCCGAAGATCTTGGGAGAAGGCTTCACCCTGCACTTCGGTTTCATCCTGACCATCATCGCGGTGGTGGTTTTCTGGTGGGTTCTTGAGCGCTCCACTTTCGGCTTTGAAGTGCGTGCCGTAGGCGAAAACCCGCACGCAGCGCGCACCGCGGGTATGAACATCGGCAAGGTGACGACGCTGACGATGCTGGTGTCGGGCATCTTTGCCGGCTTGGCCGGTGCAAACGAAGCGCTAGGTACGATGTACCAACAAAACAGCGGAGTGGCATCTGGTGTGGCCGGAACCATCGGTTTTGATGCGATCACCGTTGCTCTCTTGGGGCGCAACAAGCCGTGGGGCGTGTTCTTCGCAGGTCTACTCTTCGGCGCGTTTAAGGCGGGCGGCTACAAGATGCAGGCACAGGGCGTGCCGATCGACATGATCCTCATCCTTGAGTCCGTGATCGTTCTTCTAATCGCTGCTCCTGCTCTCGTTCGTTGGCTTTTCCGCCTTCCTAAGCCGGACGGCAAGGGCCTTCGCGAACTTTTGGCGGAGATGGGTGGCACCGCCGGGGCTACTACCGCATACGCCAATGCAGGCGCGACTGCTTCTGCCACGACTTCGGCCGCCGCGCAGGAAGTGGAACAACCCAGTGACAAGGAAACTAGTGATGCCGTAGACTCCGCGGCGTCGAAGCGAGAGGAGGCGTGA
- a CDS encoding ABC transporter permease, producing the protein MTAIDLTKASQGATSPEGDVKEKISWKLPVTFTFASLLLLFFTTTASGETVFRLNDHYSHVEIPDFGVPAVMTLSILLVATMAATLWSYVSAVARGRYGCTGRILDGVATAVVALSVILGFLVFAGADSAGAVTLTSTLAITVAISTPLIFGSLSGVVSERVGVVNIAIEGDLLVGAFTGVMVASYFHSATLGLIAAPIAGAFIGSLLALFSVKYGVDQIIVGVVLNVLALGLTTFFYGTLMSGEGQAVFNTNQYSLHPIRIPVLADIPVIGPMFFAQTILVYIMYVMVVLLTIFLFRSRWGLRMRACGEHPKAADTVGIKVNRTRTLNTIFGSAIAGLGGAFFTLGNGLGFTENISAGNGYIALAAMILGKWHPLGALAASVMFGFAKSVALLMPSLNSAIPSEIVNMIPYVITIIAVAGFVGKSRPPAAENIPYLK; encoded by the coding sequence ATGACTGCTATCGATCTGACCAAGGCATCACAGGGCGCTACATCGCCTGAAGGTGACGTGAAAGAGAAAATCAGCTGGAAGTTGCCGGTTACTTTCACCTTTGCTTCACTCCTGCTGCTTTTCTTTACAACGACGGCGTCGGGCGAGACGGTATTCCGTCTCAATGACCACTATTCACACGTCGAGATTCCCGACTTCGGCGTTCCCGCCGTGATGACCCTCTCGATTCTGCTCGTCGCCACGATGGCGGCCACGCTGTGGTCCTACGTGTCCGCGGTAGCCAGGGGACGATACGGGTGCACGGGGCGGATCCTTGATGGTGTTGCCACTGCAGTGGTTGCACTCAGCGTCATCTTAGGCTTCCTCGTCTTTGCAGGCGCTGATTCGGCCGGAGCTGTCACGTTGACATCCACCCTCGCCATCACCGTCGCGATCTCGACTCCGCTGATTTTCGGATCGCTGTCGGGCGTGGTGAGCGAACGCGTCGGCGTGGTCAATATCGCTATCGAGGGCGACCTGCTCGTCGGTGCGTTCACCGGCGTGATGGTGGCCAGCTATTTCCATAGCGCCACTCTCGGGCTCATAGCGGCCCCGATCGCCGGAGCTTTCATCGGCTCTCTGCTCGCGCTGTTCTCCGTCAAATACGGCGTGGATCAGATCATCGTCGGCGTCGTCCTCAACGTGCTCGCCCTGGGCCTGACTACCTTCTTCTACGGGACGCTCATGAGTGGCGAGGGCCAGGCGGTGTTCAACACCAATCAGTACTCCCTGCACCCCATCAGGATCCCGGTTCTGGCCGATATTCCGGTGATCGGTCCGATGTTCTTCGCGCAGACGATTCTGGTCTACATCATGTACGTCATGGTGGTGTTGCTGACCATCTTCCTTTTCCGCTCCCGTTGGGGCCTGCGGATGAGGGCATGCGGCGAGCACCCGAAGGCCGCTGACACGGTCGGCATCAAGGTTAACCGCACTCGTACGCTGAACACCATTTTCGGCTCGGCGATCGCTGGTCTGGGCGGAGCCTTCTTCACCTTGGGCAACGGGCTTGGCTTTACCGAGAATATCTCGGCCGGCAACGGATACATCGCCCTCGCGGCTATGATCCTCGGAAAGTGGCATCCGCTCGGTGCGCTGGCGGCGTCGGTGATGTTCGGCTTTGCAAAGTCGGTCGCGCTGCTGATGCCGAGCCTGAACTCGGCGATTCCTTCCGAGATCGTCAACATGATCCCTTACGTGATCACGATCATCGCTGTGGCTGGCTTCGTTGGCAAGTCCAGGCCTCCGGCTGCTGAGAACATCCCTTACCTGAAGTAA
- a CDS encoding cytidine deaminase codes for MNIDWDALKELANDAMKSAYAPYSGYPVGAAGVTTDGRYISGCNVENASLGLGTCAENGMISALVRSGGGQLAAVWCVNGNGETIVPCGRCRQLLFEFGGPDLLVNMPEGGPQPMTYVLPQAFGPRSLTEFSGSAGNVDLSKTIF; via the coding sequence ATGAATATCGACTGGGACGCTCTCAAAGAGCTAGCGAATGACGCAATGAAAAGCGCCTACGCCCCCTACTCGGGATATCCCGTGGGGGCGGCAGGCGTGACCACCGATGGCCGATACATCTCGGGCTGCAATGTCGAGAACGCCTCCCTCGGGCTGGGCACGTGTGCGGAGAACGGAATGATCTCCGCGCTCGTGCGCTCCGGTGGGGGACAGCTCGCTGCGGTGTGGTGCGTGAACGGTAACGGGGAGACGATCGTCCCGTGTGGACGGTGCCGTCAGTTGCTGTTCGAGTTCGGTGGGCCAGACCTGCTGGTGAACATGCCGGAAGGTGGCCCCCAGCCGATGACGTACGTGCTCCCGCAGGCCTTTGGCCCGCGCTCGCTGACCGAATTCTCTGGTAGCGCGGGTAACGTCGACCTGTCGAAAACCATTTTCTAG
- a CDS encoding thymidine phosphorylase, whose translation MTEKFDVVDIIRAKRNKDKLSLDEINWTIDAYTRGVVGDEQMAALAMAIFLNGMDREEIAQWTQAMINSGERMDFKSLGKPTADKHSTGGVGDKITLPLAPLVSVYGVAVPQLSGRGLGHTGGTLDKLEAIPGWRADLTNEEIMHQLGKGCGAVVCAAGSGLAPADKKLYALRDVTATVDCIPLIASSIMSKKIAEGTDSLVLDVKVGSGAFMKDIDMARELARTMVDLGQDAGLITTALLTDMSTPLGMKVGNAPEIEESVEVLAGGGPADVVELTLALAREMLTAAGQPDADIEEALKDGRAMDKWRAMIREQDGDPDAPLPVAKHTHDVLAEEDGTLTKLDALAVGVASWRLGAGRASKGEAVQLAAGIELFKKPGDTVKKGEKLMTFHTDEEGRIPRALESLEGGIVIGGEYTARESVVLDRIS comes from the coding sequence ATGACTGAAAAGTTTGATGTCGTTGACATCATCCGCGCCAAGCGAAACAAGGACAAGCTCTCGCTTGACGAAATCAACTGGACTATCGACGCATACACGCGCGGCGTCGTCGGCGACGAACAGATGGCCGCACTGGCGATGGCGATCTTCCTCAACGGGATGGATCGCGAAGAGATCGCCCAATGGACCCAAGCGATGATCAACTCCGGCGAACGGATGGACTTCAAGTCTCTCGGTAAACCGACGGCGGATAAACACTCCACCGGCGGCGTCGGCGATAAGATCACCCTCCCGCTCGCACCGCTCGTCTCCGTCTACGGCGTCGCTGTTCCGCAGCTGTCGGGTCGCGGATTGGGGCACACGGGTGGCACGCTCGATAAGCTCGAGGCCATCCCCGGCTGGCGTGCGGACCTCACCAATGAAGAGATCATGCATCAGCTGGGCAAGGGCTGCGGCGCAGTCGTGTGTGCAGCGGGTTCCGGGCTCGCCCCCGCGGACAAGAAGCTGTACGCGCTGCGCGACGTCACTGCCACGGTCGATTGCATCCCGCTCATCGCCTCCTCGATCATGTCGAAGAAGATCGCGGAAGGTACCGATTCGCTCGTCCTCGACGTCAAGGTGGGATCGGGCGCCTTCATGAAGGACATCGACATGGCTCGCGAGCTCGCTCGCACCATGGTTGACCTCGGCCAGGACGCAGGTTTGATCACCACGGCGCTCCTGACCGACATGTCCACCCCGCTGGGCATGAAGGTCGGTAACGCCCCCGAGATCGAGGAATCGGTGGAGGTTCTTGCAGGTGGCGGCCCCGCCGACGTCGTCGAACTCACGCTGGCGCTCGCCCGCGAGATGCTGACAGCAGCCGGGCAGCCCGACGCCGACATCGAAGAAGCGCTCAAAGACGGGCGTGCGATGGACAAGTGGCGTGCCATGATCCGCGAGCAAGATGGCGACCCCGATGCGCCGTTGCCCGTCGCCAAGCACACCCACGACGTCCTTGCCGAGGAAGACGGCACCCTGACCAAGCTCGACGCCTTGGCGGTGGGCGTCGCGTCCTGGAGGCTCGGCGCAGGCCGTGCGTCGAAGGGTGAGGCAGTCCAGCTCGCTGCGGGTATCGAACTCTTCAAGAAGCCGGGTGACACGGTCAAGAAGGGCGAGAAGCTCATGACGTTCCACACCGACGAAGAGGGCCGTATCCCGCGCGCGCTCGAATCGCTCGAGGGCGGCATCGTCATCGGTGGCGAGTACACGGCGCGCGAATCCGTCGTCTTGGATCGCATCTCCTAG
- the deoC gene encoding deoxyribose-phosphate aldolase, with product MTDVAKMIDHTLLKPEATIADVAKLVEEAKELGTYSVCVSPSMLPLPEDIELGDVKLCVVAGFPSGAVASEIKAAEAARAVAAGADEVDMVINIGYAKEHDWDALGYDIAVVRDAIPYALLKVIIESAALTDEEIVEACKCAMEAGADFVKTSTGFHPAGGASTHAVKLMRETVGEELEVKASGGIRDAETAKAMIEAGATRLGLSSSRAVIEGFAS from the coding sequence ATGACTGATGTTGCAAAGATGATTGACCACACCCTCCTCAAGCCTGAGGCCACGATCGCCGACGTCGCGAAGCTCGTCGAGGAGGCCAAGGAGCTGGGTACGTACTCGGTGTGCGTTTCGCCGTCGATGCTTCCTCTTCCGGAAGACATCGAGCTTGGCGACGTGAAGCTGTGCGTGGTCGCTGGATTCCCCTCGGGCGCGGTTGCTTCGGAGATCAAGGCCGCCGAGGCGGCTCGCGCGGTGGCGGCGGGCGCCGACGAGGTCGACATGGTGATCAACATCGGCTACGCCAAGGAGCACGACTGGGACGCGCTTGGCTACGACATTGCGGTTGTCCGCGATGCGATTCCGTACGCCCTGCTGAAGGTCATCATCGAGTCCGCCGCATTGACCGACGAAGAAATCGTCGAGGCCTGCAAGTGCGCCATGGAGGCCGGAGCTGACTTCGTTAAGACCTCCACCGGCTTCCACCCCGCAGGCGGCGCTTCCACCCATGCGGTCAAGCTCATGCGCGAGACGGTGGGTGAGGAGCTCGAGGTGAAGGCTTCTGGCGGCATTCGCGACGCCGAGACCGCGAAGGCGATGATTGAGGCCGGCGCGACTCGCCTCGGCCTGTCCTCCTCGCGTGCAGTCATCGAGGGATTCGCTTCCTAA
- a CDS encoding phospho-sugar mutase yields MSQTLFDDVRAWIAADPSEANRGELEALLAKAEGGDEATVADLADRFSGTLQFGTAGLRGVMEAGPNRMNSAVVRRAAAGLVAWLKETVGPDFVVVIGYDARYHSDEFARDTAAIVTAAGGTAHLMPSKLPTPLLAYAVRKYGADAGVMVTASHNPPKDNGYKVYLGGRAAAADGNGVQIVPPVDKEIAAKIAAAPLANEVPLAEDGWNIIPASIVDDYVADTLAKVTDGPRDLKIVYTAMHGVGKSLLLPLFTAAGFDDVVEVASQVEPDPAFPTVAFPNPEEAGALDEAIAVAERVGADIIIASDPDADRCSAAIPTPEGWRQLSGDEIGSILGEQVGAQAAADGKGTLSSSIVSSQLLEQIAKHHGLGYRSTLTGFKWIARAPEILFGYEEAIGFCCYPDLVKDKDGVSAALVLAITAAKMKAEGKSLQDVLDALAIRHGVYLTAPVTVRVDDLSIIPATMAKVRKEPPTELIGVPVASIEDLSEGSPDLPPTDALRILTAEGDRVIVRPSGTEPKVKCYLEVIVPVADAEDLSRARTAAAERMERFKADVSQMLTL; encoded by the coding sequence ATGTCACAAACCCTTTTTGACGACGTACGCGCCTGGATCGCCGCAGATCCCTCCGAGGCCAACCGTGGCGAACTCGAGGCCCTGCTCGCCAAGGCAGAGGGCGGGGATGAGGCCACCGTGGCCGATCTCGCCGATCGTTTCTCCGGTACCCTGCAGTTTGGCACCGCCGGCCTGCGCGGCGTGATGGAGGCTGGCCCGAACCGCATGAACTCGGCCGTCGTTCGCCGTGCCGCCGCCGGACTCGTGGCCTGGCTGAAGGAAACGGTTGGCCCGGACTTCGTCGTCGTCATCGGCTACGACGCCCGCTACCATTCGGACGAGTTTGCGCGCGACACCGCCGCGATCGTCACCGCCGCCGGCGGAACCGCCCACCTCATGCCTTCCAAGCTACCGACGCCGCTTTTGGCCTACGCCGTGCGCAAGTACGGCGCCGACGCCGGCGTCATGGTCACGGCATCACACAATCCGCCCAAGGACAACGGCTACAAGGTCTACCTGGGTGGTCGTGCCGCTGCTGCAGACGGCAACGGCGTGCAGATCGTGCCCCCGGTGGATAAGGAGATCGCGGCGAAGATCGCCGCCGCTCCGCTGGCGAACGAGGTCCCGCTTGCGGAGGACGGCTGGAATATCATTCCCGCCTCGATCGTCGACGACTACGTTGCAGACACCCTCGCCAAGGTCACGGACGGCCCGCGCGATCTGAAGATCGTCTACACCGCCATGCATGGCGTGGGCAAGAGCCTGCTCCTCCCGCTGTTCACGGCGGCCGGATTCGACGACGTCGTTGAGGTTGCTTCCCAGGTGGAGCCGGACCCGGCATTCCCCACCGTTGCTTTCCCCAACCCCGAGGAGGCCGGCGCCCTTGACGAGGCGATCGCCGTCGCCGAGCGCGTCGGAGCCGACATCATCATCGCTTCCGATCCGGACGCCGATCGTTGCTCGGCGGCAATTCCGACGCCCGAGGGCTGGCGCCAGCTGTCGGGAGACGAGATCGGATCGATCCTGGGCGAGCAGGTCGGTGCCCAGGCAGCCGCGGATGGCAAGGGCACGCTCTCGTCCTCGATCGTCTCCTCGCAGCTACTCGAGCAAATCGCCAAGCATCACGGCCTGGGCTACCGTTCGACCCTGACCGGCTTCAAGTGGATTGCACGCGCGCCAGAAATCCTCTTCGGTTACGAAGAAGCCATCGGTTTCTGCTGCTACCCCGACCTGGTTAAGGACAAGGACGGCGTCTCTGCCGCTCTCGTTTTGGCCATCACGGCTGCCAAGATGAAGGCCGAAGGTAAGTCCCTCCAGGACGTGCTCGACGCGCTGGCGATTCGCCACGGAGTCTACCTGACCGCCCCAGTGACGGTCCGCGTGGATGACCTCTCGATCATCCCGGCCACCATGGCGAAGGTGCGCAAAGAGCCGCCAACTGAGCTTATCGGTGTGCCTGTGGCCTCGATCGAGGATCTGTCGGAGGGCAGCCCCGATCTTCCCCCGACGGACGCCCTGCGTATCCTCACCGCTGAAGGCGACCGCGTCATTGTCCGCCCCTCGGGCACCGAGCCGAAGGTGAAGTGCTACCTCGAGGTTATCGTGCCTGTCGCAGATGCTGAGGATCTCTCGCGGGCTCGCACAGCCGCAGCAGAGCGCATGGAACGTTTCAAGGCCGATGTCTCTCAGATGCTGACCCTGTAG
- a CDS encoding purine-nucleoside phosphorylase, producing MDYMDLAREAAAKIAAVTGVDTHDIALTLGSGWGGAADLIGEVLAEVPAEEIPGFSKSAVAGHGGKLTSIKLKNGKHALVLGARTHYYEGKGVRAVAHGVRTAAAAGAKVCILTNGCGSTREETGPGSAVLINDHINLTATSPLEGATFVDLTDLYSSRLRGIAHDIDPSLPEGVYVQFSGPHYETPAEVRMARTIGGDLVGMSTALEAIAAREMGMEILGISLVTNLAAGVATQKLNHAEVLEAGKAAGPRISQLLADIIEQIAKDI from the coding sequence ATGGATTATATGGATTTGGCCCGCGAAGCGGCGGCAAAGATCGCCGCCGTGACGGGCGTTGACACGCACGATATTGCATTGACCCTCGGTTCCGGGTGGGGCGGAGCAGCAGATCTCATTGGAGAGGTCCTCGCAGAGGTTCCCGCCGAAGAGATCCCAGGATTTTCCAAGTCCGCCGTGGCCGGCCATGGAGGCAAACTCACCTCCATCAAGCTCAAGAACGGCAAGCATGCCCTCGTCCTGGGCGCGCGAACCCACTACTACGAAGGCAAAGGCGTGCGCGCCGTCGCCCACGGCGTACGCACCGCCGCCGCGGCCGGAGCCAAGGTATGCATCCTGACCAACGGGTGCGGTTCCACTCGTGAGGAGACCGGCCCCGGTAGCGCCGTCCTCATCAACGATCACATCAACCTCACCGCTACTTCTCCGCTCGAGGGAGCCACTTTTGTGGACCTCACGGACCTTTATTCGTCCCGCCTGCGCGGGATTGCTCACGACATTGACCCGAGCCTGCCGGAGGGCGTTTACGTCCAATTCTCCGGCCCGCACTACGAGACCCCTGCTGAGGTCCGCATGGCGCGCACGATCGGTGGCGACCTCGTGGGCATGTCCACCGCACTCGAGGCGATCGCGGCACGCGAGATGGGGATGGAAATCCTCGGAATCTCGCTCGTGACGAATCTGGCCGCCGGCGTGGCCACCCAAAAGCTCAACCACGCCGAAGTGCTCGAGGCCGGCAAGGCTGCTGGCCCGCGCATTTCCCAGCTTCTCGCGGACATCATTGAACAGATTGCGAAGGATATTTAA
- a CDS encoding TIGR00730 family Rossman fold protein, which produces MAKKTRDYQKGPVTLRGKQIPDTTTDARLLRSFQDPSFIHSDPWRILRIQAEFVEGFGALADLGPAISIFGSARTAPGTPAYETAAEIARQLVAHNYAIITGGGPGIMEAGNKGAHEAGGPSVGLGIELPFEQGMNDYVDLGVDFRYFFVRKMMFVKYSLGFIVMPGGFGTMDELFEALTLVQTHKVSGFPVVLVGTEYWKGLVEWINKTLLAEGYISAGDQNIFTLVDTAEEAVAAVLDGVHRLAEEKRADDVVEQD; this is translated from the coding sequence ATGGCAAAGAAGACACGAGATTATCAAAAGGGACCCGTCACGCTCCGTGGCAAGCAGATTCCCGACACCACCACTGACGCCCGCCTCCTGCGCTCTTTCCAGGACCCGTCATTCATCCATTCAGACCCGTGGCGCATCCTGCGCATCCAGGCAGAATTCGTTGAAGGCTTTGGCGCGCTCGCTGACCTCGGCCCGGCCATTTCGATCTTTGGTTCGGCCCGTACGGCCCCCGGCACTCCGGCCTACGAGACGGCGGCGGAGATCGCGCGCCAACTGGTCGCCCACAACTACGCGATCATCACGGGTGGCGGGCCCGGCATTATGGAAGCGGGCAACAAGGGCGCCCACGAGGCCGGGGGACCCTCCGTCGGCCTCGGCATCGAATTGCCCTTCGAGCAGGGCATGAATGACTACGTCGACTTAGGGGTGGACTTCCGCTATTTCTTCGTGCGGAAGATGATGTTCGTCAAGTACTCCCTGGGATTCATCGTCATGCCCGGCGGCTTCGGCACCATGGACGAACTCTTCGAGGCACTCACGCTCGTGCAGACCCATAAGGTCTCCGGCTTCCCCGTCGTGCTCGTGGGAACTGAATACTGGAAGGGCCTGGTGGAGTGGATTAACAAGACGCTCCTTGCCGAGGGCTACATCTCCGCCGGGGACCAGAACATCTTTACCCTTGTTGATACTGCTGAGGAGGCGGTGGCGGCAGTTCTCGACGGTGTGCACAGGCTCGCCGAAGAAAAGCGGGCGGATGACGTCGTCGAACAAGACTAG
- a CDS encoding DUF3117 domain-containing protein, with the protein MAAMKPRTGDGPLEAERDIHGTTLRMPLEGGGRLVLELNDDEVKSLHEVLDQLLKL; encoded by the coding sequence ATGGCAGCCATGAAACCGCGGACGGGCGATGGGCCGCTCGAGGCCGAGCGTGACATCCACGGCACGACTTTGAGGATGCCGTTGGAAGGCGGAGGCCGCCTCGTCCTCGAACTGAACGACGACGAAGTCAAGTCACTTCACGAGGTTCTCGATCAGCTTCTCAAGCTCTAG
- a CDS encoding O-methyltransferase, whose product MAVDKAQSWTYAEHIVGEADLMTQARLHAAELGIEALSAATGRFLTALAARGGVKNIAEIGTGTGLSALYLLAASADSVLTSIDVDSEAQNFARENLSAARIRPGRYRLINGRSADMLPRLASRSYDLVLVDADPAEAAGDVAEALRMLRPGGTLVLAHALNSDRVADPARRDEATVALRNLGQELIEAEDLVSSLIPLGDGVLMSVKL is encoded by the coding sequence ATGGCAGTGGATAAGGCCCAGTCCTGGACCTACGCGGAGCACATCGTAGGCGAGGCGGACCTCATGACGCAGGCACGCCTGCACGCGGCGGAGCTTGGCATTGAGGCCCTATCTGCGGCCACCGGCCGCTTCTTGACGGCCCTAGCTGCCCGTGGTGGCGTGAAGAACATCGCGGAAATCGGGACGGGCACGGGCCTGTCCGCCCTCTACCTGCTGGCGGCCTCCGCCGATTCGGTGCTGACCTCGATCGACGTTGATTCTGAGGCGCAGAACTTCGCACGCGAAAATCTTTCTGCCGCACGCATCCGGCCCGGACGTTACCGCTTGATCAACGGCCGTAGCGCCGACATGCTTCCGCGCCTCGCCTCACGTTCCTACGATCTCGTGCTGGTCGACGCCGATCCGGCCGAGGCGGCTGGCGACGTCGCTGAGGCTCTTCGCATGCTGCGCCCAGGTGGCACCCTGGTGCTCGCTCATGCGCTGAATTCGGATCGTGTAGCTGACCCTGCTCGCCGCGACGAGGCGACGGTGGCGTTGCGAAACTTGGGTCAGGAACTGATAGAGGCTGAAGACCTAGTCTCCAGCCTCATTCCCCTGGGTGACGGGGTGTTGATGAGCGTCAAGCTCTAG
- a CDS encoding Mrp/NBP35 family ATP-binding protein, translated as MSLPSIEEIKSELTKVIDPEIKRPITELGMLRSVEIDDAGNVVVGIDLTTAGCPLRDTITIDTQNVVGAMEGVASVSVQMGVMDDDQRAELKKTLRGGEPERVIPFAQPGNLTRVYAITSGKGGVGKSSMTVNLATAMARSGFKVGVVDADIYGFSIPHMMGVTHPPQVVDNMIIPPVAHEVKTISIGNFMSENGPVVWRGPMLHRALEQFFADVYWGDLDVLLIDLPPGTGDIALSVSSLIPKSEIVIVTTPQVAAADVAERAGLMAKQTDQRVVGIIENMSYLAMPDGSTMEIFGTGGGQAVAAQLSANLGYEVPLLAQVPIEQDLREGGDSGVPFSIQEGASPAQEAIRSVATTLAHRARGLAGRSLGVHPVGE; from the coding sequence ATGAGTCTACCGAGCATTGAAGAAATTAAGAGCGAGCTCACCAAGGTCATCGACCCGGAAATTAAGCGTCCCATCACCGAGTTGGGAATGCTGCGTTCCGTTGAGATCGACGATGCCGGCAACGTCGTGGTCGGCATCGATCTGACCACCGCCGGTTGCCCGCTTCGCGACACCATCACCATCGATACGCAGAACGTTGTGGGGGCCATGGAGGGGGTGGCCTCGGTTTCTGTTCAGATGGGCGTCATGGATGATGACCAGCGTGCCGAACTCAAGAAGACCCTGCGCGGAGGCGAACCCGAGCGTGTTATTCCCTTCGCCCAGCCGGGCAACCTCACCCGCGTGTATGCCATCACCTCGGGCAAGGGCGGAGTCGGCAAGTCCTCCATGACGGTCAACCTCGCCACCGCCATGGCCAGATCGGGCTTCAAGGTCGGCGTCGTGGACGCCGATATCTATGGCTTCTCGATCCCGCACATGATGGGCGTGACCCACCCTCCGCAGGTGGTGGACAACATGATTATCCCGCCTGTTGCCCACGAGGTGAAGACTATTTCGATCGGCAACTTCATGTCGGAGAACGGGCCTGTGGTATGGCGCGGACCGATGCTGCACCGCGCCCTCGAACAGTTCTTTGCGGACGTGTACTGGGGCGACCTTGACGTCCTCCTCATCGACTTGCCGCCGGGAACCGGCGACATCGCGTTGTCCGTCTCCTCCCTCATCCCCAAGTCGGAGATCGTGATCGTGACGACCCCGCAGGTCGCCGCCGCTGACGTTGCCGAGCGTGCGGGCCTCATGGCCAAGCAGACGGATCAGCGGGTGGTGGGCATCATTGAAAACATGTCCTACCTCGCAATGCCAGACGGGTCCACGATGGAGATCTTCGGCACCGGCGGAGGCCAGGCCGTGGCCGCCCAGCTGTCGGCCAACCTCGGCTACGAGGTTCCGTTGCTCGCCCAGGTTCCCATCGAGCAGGACCTGCGCGAAGGCGGGGATTCTGGCGTACCGTTCTCTATCCAGGAGGGCGCGTCGCCGGCACAGGAGGCGATTCGTTCCGTCGCCACCACGCTCGCCCACCGCGCGCGTGGGCTTGCGGGGCGCTCGCTCGGCGTTCACCCCGTAGGCGAGTAA